One genomic region from Pyxicephalus adspersus chromosome 1, UCB_Pads_2.0, whole genome shotgun sequence encodes:
- the NR4A1 gene encoding nuclear receptor subfamily 4immunitygroup A member 1 isoform X2: protein MPCIQAQYGSLSQCAGPSDSYVPDILNSEFSKFTMDLVNSEISASTSLPSFSTFMDGYTGEFDAFLYQIPSSNPQSSLKVEEFQVFGCYPGSFTNQLDETMSSSGSDYYGSPCSIPSPSTPGFQNPQVPTWDSSYGAYSPTQSYDNMRPWTEQQKTGIPQPSFFSFGTPAHSPNMAPNTLKMSQAPHRLEQQVVDPDVFAMAQNSPAGFPSIPIGQGPVVLDSSVLLDSPLSPSKARSPSSNEGRCAVCGDNASCQHYGVRTCEGCKGFFKRTVQKNAKYICLANKDCPVDKRRRNRCQFCRFQKCLAVGMVKEVVRTDSLKGRRGRLPSKPRPMLDSSPVSLINSLVRAHIDTIPNSSNLDYSQYQENAPILLEKENPVDVQQFYDLLSGSLEVIRKWAEKIQGFIELPKEDQDLLLESSFLELFILRLAYSSKPEEGKLIFCNGVVLHRMQCVRGFGEWIDSIIEFSHSLQRMNIDVPSFSCLSALVIITDRHGLKEPKKVEELQSRIINCLKEHVPSTMSEPNRSNCLSKLLGKLPELRTLCTQGLQRIFYLKLEDLVPPPPIVEKIFMDTLPF from the exons ATGCCCTGTATTCAAGCTCAGTATGGAAGTCTGTCCCAATGTGCAGGCCCCAGTGACAGCTATGTTCCAGACATCTTAAACTCCGAGTTTAGTAAATTCACCATGGACCTTGTTAACAGTGAAATTTCAGCTTCCACGTCTTTGCCTAGTTTCAGCACCTTCATGGACGGTTACACTGGAGAGTTTGATGCTTTTCTTTATCAGATCCCTTCATCAAATCCACAATCTTCTCTAAAGGTCGAGGAGTTTCAAGTGTTCGGCTGTTATCCTGGTTCTTTCACTAATCAGTTGGATGAAACCATGTCATCAAGTGGTTCGGATTATTATGGTAGCCCTTGCTCGATCCCATCTCCTTCTACACCAGGTTTCCAGAATCCTCAAGTACCCACATGGGATAGTTCTTATGGTGCTTACTCTCCTACTCAGAGCTATGATAATATGCGGCCATGGACCGAGCAGCAGAAAACCGGCATTCCTCAGCCATCTTTTTTCTCATTTGGGACACCAGCTCATAGCCCAAACATGGCTCCTAATACATTAAAGATGAGTCAAGCTCCACACAGACTTGAACAGCAGGTTGTGGATCCAGATGTGTTTGCAATGGCACAAAATTCTCCAGCAGGATTTCCATCTATCCCCATTGGTCAGGGGCCTGTGGTACTGGACAGTTCTGTTTTATTGGACAGCCCATTATCTCCTTCCAAAGCACGTAGCCCTAGCTCAAATGAAGGGCGATGTGCTGTCTGTGGAGACAATGCTTCTTGTCAGCATTACGGTGTACGAACCTGTGAAGGATGCAAAGGCTTTTTTAAG AggactgtacaaaaaaatgcCAAGTACATCTGCTTGGCTAACAAGGACTGTCCCGTGGACAAAAGGCGCCGGAATCGTTGCCAGTTCTGTCGGTTTCAAAAATGCTTAGCAGTGGGAATGGTAAAAGAAG TTGTACGCACAGACAGCTTAAAGGGCCGACGGGGTCGTCTCCCATCAAAACCAAGGCCAATGTTGGATTCTTCTCCTGTTAGTCTTATCAATTCATTGGTACGAGCTCACATTGACACCATCCCCAATTCTAGTAATCTGGATTACTCACAA TACCAGGAGAATGCCCCCATCTTGCTGGAGAAGGAGAATCCAGTTGACGTACAGCAGTTCTATGACCTTCTGTCAGGTTCTCTGGAAGTAATACGCAAATGGGCAGAGAAGATCCAAGGTTTCATAGAGCTTCCTAAAGAAGACCAGGATCTCCTGCTGGAGTCTTCATTCTTGGAGCTCTTCATCCTGAGACTGGCTTACAG TTCAAAGCCAGAGGAAGGAAAGCTGATTTTCTGTAATGGAGTAGTGCTTCACCGTATGCAGTGTGTTCGAGGCTTTGGAGAGTGGATAGACTCGATCATTGAGTTTTCACACAGTCTCCAACGTATGAACATTGATGTCCCATCattttcctgcctctctgccCTTGTCATCATCACag ATAGACACGGATTAAAAGAACCTAAAAAAGTGGAGGAACTTCAAAGCCGGATTATTAACTGCCTTAAAGAGCATGTGCCGTCCACAATGAGCGAGCCTAACCGATCTAACTGTTTGTCCAAGTTATTGGGCAAACTACCAGAGCTACGCACCCTCTGCACGCAGGGCCTTCAGCGCATTTTTTACCTGAAACTGGAGGACCTAGTTCCACCACCACCTATCGTGGAGAAGATTTTCATGGACACACTGCCCTTCTAA
- the NR4A1 gene encoding nuclear receptor subfamily 4immunitygroup A member 1 isoform X1: MQKWELSELCGVLGDRRWQGLAASHCNTLNPADSPHRGPPADTIEMPCIQAQYGSLSQCAGPSDSYVPDILNSEFSKFTMDLVNSEISASTSLPSFSTFMDGYTGEFDAFLYQIPSSNPQSSLKVEEFQVFGCYPGSFTNQLDETMSSSGSDYYGSPCSIPSPSTPGFQNPQVPTWDSSYGAYSPTQSYDNMRPWTEQQKTGIPQPSFFSFGTPAHSPNMAPNTLKMSQAPHRLEQQVVDPDVFAMAQNSPAGFPSIPIGQGPVVLDSSVLLDSPLSPSKARSPSSNEGRCAVCGDNASCQHYGVRTCEGCKGFFKRTVQKNAKYICLANKDCPVDKRRRNRCQFCRFQKCLAVGMVKEVVRTDSLKGRRGRLPSKPRPMLDSSPVSLINSLVRAHIDTIPNSSNLDYSQYQENAPILLEKENPVDVQQFYDLLSGSLEVIRKWAEKIQGFIELPKEDQDLLLESSFLELFILRLAYSSKPEEGKLIFCNGVVLHRMQCVRGFGEWIDSIIEFSHSLQRMNIDVPSFSCLSALVIITDRHGLKEPKKVEELQSRIINCLKEHVPSTMSEPNRSNCLSKLLGKLPELRTLCTQGLQRIFYLKLEDLVPPPPIVEKIFMDTLPF, from the exons ATGCAGAAGTGGGAGCTCAGTGAGCTGTGCGGGGTCCTGGGAGACAGAAGGTGGCAGGGACTGGCAGCATCTCACTGCAACACGCTGAACCCCGCGGACAGCCCGCACCGGGGACCTCCAGCAGATACAATTG AAATGCCCTGTATTCAAGCTCAGTATGGAAGTCTGTCCCAATGTGCAGGCCCCAGTGACAGCTATGTTCCAGACATCTTAAACTCCGAGTTTAGTAAATTCACCATGGACCTTGTTAACAGTGAAATTTCAGCTTCCACGTCTTTGCCTAGTTTCAGCACCTTCATGGACGGTTACACTGGAGAGTTTGATGCTTTTCTTTATCAGATCCCTTCATCAAATCCACAATCTTCTCTAAAGGTCGAGGAGTTTCAAGTGTTCGGCTGTTATCCTGGTTCTTTCACTAATCAGTTGGATGAAACCATGTCATCAAGTGGTTCGGATTATTATGGTAGCCCTTGCTCGATCCCATCTCCTTCTACACCAGGTTTCCAGAATCCTCAAGTACCCACATGGGATAGTTCTTATGGTGCTTACTCTCCTACTCAGAGCTATGATAATATGCGGCCATGGACCGAGCAGCAGAAAACCGGCATTCCTCAGCCATCTTTTTTCTCATTTGGGACACCAGCTCATAGCCCAAACATGGCTCCTAATACATTAAAGATGAGTCAAGCTCCACACAGACTTGAACAGCAGGTTGTGGATCCAGATGTGTTTGCAATGGCACAAAATTCTCCAGCAGGATTTCCATCTATCCCCATTGGTCAGGGGCCTGTGGTACTGGACAGTTCTGTTTTATTGGACAGCCCATTATCTCCTTCCAAAGCACGTAGCCCTAGCTCAAATGAAGGGCGATGTGCTGTCTGTGGAGACAATGCTTCTTGTCAGCATTACGGTGTACGAACCTGTGAAGGATGCAAAGGCTTTTTTAAG AggactgtacaaaaaaatgcCAAGTACATCTGCTTGGCTAACAAGGACTGTCCCGTGGACAAAAGGCGCCGGAATCGTTGCCAGTTCTGTCGGTTTCAAAAATGCTTAGCAGTGGGAATGGTAAAAGAAG TTGTACGCACAGACAGCTTAAAGGGCCGACGGGGTCGTCTCCCATCAAAACCAAGGCCAATGTTGGATTCTTCTCCTGTTAGTCTTATCAATTCATTGGTACGAGCTCACATTGACACCATCCCCAATTCTAGTAATCTGGATTACTCACAA TACCAGGAGAATGCCCCCATCTTGCTGGAGAAGGAGAATCCAGTTGACGTACAGCAGTTCTATGACCTTCTGTCAGGTTCTCTGGAAGTAATACGCAAATGGGCAGAGAAGATCCAAGGTTTCATAGAGCTTCCTAAAGAAGACCAGGATCTCCTGCTGGAGTCTTCATTCTTGGAGCTCTTCATCCTGAGACTGGCTTACAG TTCAAAGCCAGAGGAAGGAAAGCTGATTTTCTGTAATGGAGTAGTGCTTCACCGTATGCAGTGTGTTCGAGGCTTTGGAGAGTGGATAGACTCGATCATTGAGTTTTCACACAGTCTCCAACGTATGAACATTGATGTCCCATCattttcctgcctctctgccCTTGTCATCATCACag ATAGACACGGATTAAAAGAACCTAAAAAAGTGGAGGAACTTCAAAGCCGGATTATTAACTGCCTTAAAGAGCATGTGCCGTCCACAATGAGCGAGCCTAACCGATCTAACTGTTTGTCCAAGTTATTGGGCAAACTACCAGAGCTACGCACCCTCTGCACGCAGGGCCTTCAGCGCATTTTTTACCTGAAACTGGAGGACCTAGTTCCACCACCACCTATCGTGGAGAAGATTTTCATGGACACACTGCCCTTCTAA